Sequence from the Myxocyprinus asiaticus isolate MX2 ecotype Aquarium Trade chromosome 44, UBuf_Myxa_2, whole genome shotgun sequence genome:
GGCCCTGAATGTGTCATGGGAACAACCTGAAGCCTGTGGCAGCTCCTAACAACACATGAGTGCAACACAAAGTGAACAGACAGGGAAACAGAGGAGGCAAGGGAGATAGGAAGTGAACTAGAGAAGGACAGATAAAGAAagcggaaagagagagagagagaggggcaaaTTCTGAATGGCATTATGCTTGGTGGCTCAAGAGCTGCATGGGCTAAGACAGTAGAGTTAGGGAGCAGAGGAGGGGAAGCTGACAAGCTTTGCCACCCTATAACTCCACAGAGCAAGAAAACTAGACCATGGGCTTACACATAAACATTTCCCGTTGAGCTGAGTGAACAAAGTGATAGACTTACGCAtgggtaaatgttaaaatgcacaccATTTTGAAAGTAGTGCCACAAAATGTCaccattatacatgttaacgtgactaatgttataaaattgcttgctaactttgtctaatatatatatatatatatatatatatatatatatatatatatatatatattacatacacactgatcagccacaacattaaaaccacctgcctaatattggaTAGGTCCCCCatcttgcaacttacaggacttaaaggatcatctgctaacgtcttggtgccaggtACCACAGGGCACCtttagaggtcttgtggagtccatgcctcaaggggtcagagctgttttggtggcacgagtgggacctacctgatataaggcaggtggttttaatgttgtggctgatcggtgtatatggcaccaagacgttagcagcagatcctttaagtcctgtaagttgcgaggtggggcctccatggatcggacttgttggtccaacacatctcatggatgctcaatcggattgagatctggggaatttggaggccaagtcaacaccttgaactctttttcatgttcctcaaaccattcctgaacaatttttgcagtgtggcagggcgcattatcctgctaaaaggtcactgccatcagggaataccgttgccaagaaggggtgtacgtggtctgcaacaatctttaggcaGGTGGTACgtatcaaagtaacatccacatgaataccAGGactcaaggtttcccagcagaacattgcccagtgcatcacactgcctccacggGCCTGCCTTcctcccatagtgcatcctgctgccatctcttccccaggtaaatgacgcacatgcacccggctgtccacatgatctaaaagattcatcagaccaggccaccttcttccattgctccatggtccagttctgatgctcacgtgcccattgtaggcgtttttggcggtggacaggggtcagcggctacgcagccctatacgtagcaagctgcaatgcactgtgtgttctgacacctttctatcatggccagcaatAAGTTTTTCAGcactttgtgctacagtagcttttctatgggatcggaccagacgggctagcctttgctccccacgaGCATCAATGAGCCAATGACCCTGTTGctggttcaccagttgtccttccttggaccacttttggtaggtactaaccactgcgtAACGGGAagaccccacaagacctgccgttttggagacgCTCtaacccagtcgtctagccatcacaatttaacccttgtcaaagtcgctcagatccttatggctgcccatttttcctgcttccaacacatgaaattcaagaactgactgttcacttgctgcttaatgtatcccaccccttgacaggtgccattgtaaccagacaatcaatgttattcacttcaactgtcagtggttttaatgttgtggctgatcagtgtacatatacagtgtgtgtacatatacagtgtgtgtgtgtatatatatatatatatatatatatatatatatatatatatatatatatatacatatatatatatatacatacaggtgcatctcaataaattagaatgtcgtggaaaagttcatttatttcagtaattcaactcaaattgtgaaactcgtgtattaaataaattcaatgcacacagactgaagtagtttaagtctttggttcttttaattgtgatgattttggctcacatttaacaaaaacccaccaattcactatctcaaaaaattagaatatggtgacatgccaatcagctaatcaactcaaaacacctgcaaaggtttcctgagccttcaaaatggtctctcagtttggttcactaggctacacaatcatggggaagactgctgatctgacagttgtccagaagacaatcactgacacccttcacaaggagggtaagccacaaacattcattgccaaagaagctggctgttcacagagtgctgtatccaagcatgttaacagaaagttgagtggaaggaaaaagtgtggaagaaaaagatgcacaaccaaccgagagaaccgcagccttatgattgtcaagcaaaactgattcaagaatttgggtgaacttcacaaggaatggactgaggctggggtcaagccaccacacacagacatgtcaaggaatttggctacagttgtcgtattcctcttgttaagccactcctgaaccacagacaacgtcagaggcatcttacctgggctaaggagaagaagaactggactgttgcccagtgttccaaagtcctcttttcagatgagagcaagttttgtatttcatttggaaaccaaggtcctagagtctggaggaagggtggagaagctcatagcccaagttgcttgaagtccagtgttaagtttccacagtctgtgatgatttggggtgcaatgtcatttgctggtgttggtccattgtgttttttgaaaaccaaagtcactgcacctgtttaccaagaaattttggagcacttcatgcttccttctgctgaccagctttttaaagatgctgatttcattttccagcaggatttggcacctgcccacactgccaaaagcaccaaaagttggttaaatgaccatggtgttggtgtgcttgactggccagcaaactcaccagacctgaaccccatagagaatctatggggtattgtcaagaggaaaatgagaaacaagagaccaaaaaatgcagatgagctgaaggccactgtcaaagaaacctgggcttccataccacatcagcagtgccacaaactgatcacctccatgccacgccgaattgaggcagtaattaaagcaaaaggagcccctaccaagtattgagtacatatacagtaaatgaacatactttccagaaggccaacaattcactaaaaatgttttttttattggtcttatgatgtattctaattttttgagatagtgaattggtgggtttttgttaaatgtgagccaaaatcatcacaattaaaagaaccaaagacttaaactacttcagtctgtgtgcactgaatttatttaatacacgagtttcacaatttgagttgaattactgaaataaatgaacttttccatgacattctaatttattgagatgcacctgtacatacatacatacatacatacacacccaaacacagagctctggaaaaaattaagagaccactgcaaaattatcagtttctctggatttactaattataggtatatgtttgagtaaaattaaatgtttttgttttattctataaagtacagacaacatttcttccaaattccaaataaaaatattgtcatttagagcatttatttgcagaaaatgacaactggtcaaaataacaaaaaagatgcagtgttttcagaccttgaataatgcaaagaaaacaagttcatattcatttttaaacaacacaataccaaTGCTTTAACTTAAggaatatttggtggaataaccctgattttcaatcacagcttttatgcatcttggcatgctctctaccagtctttcacattgctgttggatgactttatgccactcctgctgCAAAAATTCAAgtagcttggctttgtttgatggcttgtggccatccatcttcctcttaatcacattccagaggttatcaatggggttcaggtctggagactgggctggccatgacagggtcttgatccagtggtcctccatccacaccttggttgacctggctgtgtggcatggagcattgtcctgttggaaaaacTGTTGGGGAACAtagtcagagcagaaggaagcaagtattcttccaggataaccttgtacacgGCTcaattcatgtgtccttcacaaagacccgattccagccttgctgaagcacccccagatcatcactgagcCAAATTTCAGTTTCTGCGATTAATCGTAATTCAATATTTTAATCGAATGACAGTGTTAGTTTTTACTTTTTACAATCAGTGCAAcaggttgaaattattttctgtagtaatTAACAGcacaccacaaatgctgctgtTTGAGTTGAACATGCTTTGAACCTGAACACTACTTTAAAAGGGTcttgacatgaggaataaaatgttcttttgccATATCAGTaatcactgtactataaaaacatactgtaagtttcagaactcaaaacttcttcctcactgcaaaaagagcatttttttaaaccaagctgccaaaatgactctacttcctccacattgtgatgtcacactgtggtatacATTTGCATCTGATCGCCTCTACAACACCACATAAATGCCTATTTAGCGTTATTACTTCCATAGCTCCGCCCAGTAGCGGTGAACAGTGAGATGGGCAAGAAGAGAGCAGGTCaggcacaatgaaaaaaaaaaaaaatatttgttggtTTTGCGTAATTCAATTATGGACATCGGTTCCACAtaatgaaaatgagtttctttattatgaaatgaaaatgtaggctctacttaAATGTTTTGTTGCATAAACCCAAAGGAATTAAGTTAATTTCACTTAAATTAGATCTGTCCAAATCGCTCAATTTAACAGCTTGATGCTGGCTAGCAATAATAAACATTAGCATATTATAGATATCTTTTTGTTCAGTATGACATGTATGGTGCTGAGGGTCTATCGATCTTCCATCTGTATGCTGATGTTTCTTCAGCCTTTGCTTCATGACAAAAGTACTGTTTTAGTAtattcaatagagctgctttccattttttttttttcagtgcaagaGTAGAGAGCCAATcaaacagtgggtgtttactgtcaagtcttaaaggagaagcagcaccaaaacagagtgaATCTGACAAAGGGTCAGAATGAGGTTGGGAAATTAtcctgttttacaaatatatgactgctTTTTGTGCATAAAAAAGTGAACctcaaagaacatttcaaattcattaaactaggcatgtcatgacccctttatagGATAGCAATCACAACTGGCAAATATtatggcaaaaaatatttttgttctcAAAAATATACTCAAGAAAAAAACCatacataatttaatattaactCTTTATTCAGATAGCCACACCTAGTACCTACTACCTAATATACAACATTCACTgacttcaaaaacattatttatacaATTTACATCAAGAATTATtcatgtaaaacaaaattaaaataaaataaaatatagctcCACTCATCCCTCTTGAAATGAACCCATAGAATTAACATGTTGATTAGTGATTTGCAATGGAGCACTCAAATTTAGTGTTGGAATGATGTACAGGAACGGAATGGAGAAAAGGATTGTCACGATATTGGTCGAAACAGGACATTTGCAGGCACAGACTGGAAGGGTGTGGGGTTACGGAATGCTTCACGGCAAGAGATGCCTGGCAACCTGAGCAGGTTTTGGGGGGTGGTGTGGTCCTGGCCCCGTGCGGTGTTCCGGTGGTGGTCTGGAGCACGGTGGTGGCTCACTTGCGGGGCTGGTGGATGTGCTGGTTGATGTGGTGGGCAGAAGGCAGCTTCTGCACCGAGGGCACTGGTTTCTGATGGGCCACCTGGGCAGCAGCAGGTGTGAAGTCTTTATCACCCTGAGAAGAGCAACCAATCAGtacacagataattaaaatatatgtGCATAAAACATCCGTGAAATGGCAGTTTGTTCTAATCcagtattattttgttttttccatgaaacaccaaaaaaaaaaaaaaaaaaaaaagtcaaacttgGTTTGATGCATCTAAAGGTGTCATACTGGAACTGAAAACAAGTATGAATGAGATTTCAGAATTCCAGACGGGAAGATTATCAATGAACAATGgcttacatttcggtctgttcctcacacaaagttaatGTATGGCTTCAGATGACCTGAAATATACCACAGGTGTTGTTTAGTCAACTTatgttacttttatgatgcttttttgtcatttttggagcttgggaACATCAtccatcctgcctaacatctcatttttagAATATATTATGGGGTCAGAACATTAAGTTGAGTCacttgaaatatttctttaatgacaacaaagttgGCTGCAATTTTATTCTGGTTGCCATCGAGAGTAATTAACCAACTGTAACCTAATTAGAAAGCTAAACTACATATTTTATGAGAATAACATCTAACAAGGAGCTGTTTGGTATCCATTTATTAACAGAAAAGGAAAGTGCCCATGCAGAAACGGTCTGAAAAGAGGCCAACTGATGCCCAGTAAAAGATCTGATATTCCAAGAAAGCAGCCGCCTCAGACATTCTTCAACATCCATTTAATGTATGAGAGCCTTTTACAGCAAATATGTGAATGCTTTTGAATGAGATTACAGGATGGACAGTCCAAGACAGTGTAAGGAGTCAAGACTGAACATAAGCTTATATTTGCCTGTTTCCAGTCTATTTACAAAACACTTACATCTCACAGATTTGATGGAGCACAAATATGTCTCAGATGTGAGCATTTAGAGAGGAATTATTGCATAAATTGTGTCACTGAAATGAGAGGGAGAGGTAAAGACACTCTTGAGCACCAGAGAACGTTTAGAGCACTTTAAGTAAAAAGCCTTTGCCTCAGCGCAAGGACTGCATGTGCATgtgcatcctctctctctctctctctctctctcgtgcaggaatggaaaatgcataattatgggcaacatttaaaaaaaagaaatgtcaatGTCAGCACACTTATTATTGCTCTGAATTTTATTCAACAAATGTGACATTCTACAAACATGACACCTCTTAGGTCTTCATCAGGCCAGGGGTTAAAATGTAATGCCTGCtgaataaaattgtattaaagaaacagcAAACTCCTCCTAGCACTGCATGATCATCCTTGTAAGCATGCACAGATGGATGTATTATGTCACAGTCTCCATCAAATCAGCATTTTAAATTCTGAGACATGACCAATCCCGTAGTGGCAGAGCGGATTAAGGTCAGACCGGGCTGGAAACGCGCAGAGTGGGGTCTGTGTGACGAGCCCTTACACAAACCCCATTCTAAGCACATCAGACTACTGATATAATCTCAATAAGTGAAACCTGACAAACAAATTTTGCTCACTTATATCGGCAAACTCTCCAAACTCTCTGTTCAAGCCTCAGGCAATGGCTTCCCAAAGCCCAGGGCAGTTGATTGGGAAAATGGTTTAAGATGAAAATTGCACTGCTTTTGAATGGATAAGACAGAAGTGGTTGCCCCAGGCTGGTTTAAGTCTGTAGGAAGGTTAATAGGACAACTGGTACACACCAGCAAAGAGATATTATTCCAGTTCAAAATGTTAGTTGTGCAAAATAGTGTCACTTTGTTTTTTGGATGTGTCCACAGATCATTCCTTGACTTCAGACAGTTCTCTCTATGTATTCACATTGTACCTGGACTTTGGTCCACTTTAGCTGTAATTGTGTCTCAGCCCACTTTCAACTCAGGAACCCAGTGCACTTGGAACATGATATCattgaaataaatttaattgAATGTGCTCGTCTGGTGGATATATCAACTGGACCTGGCACACAGCCTATGTATTAAATGATTGTCAAGGGAGATGAATAACATGACTCTTAACATTAACAACCTGGCCTTTGATTACGATATTATAGTCTAGTAAATTTACATAGGGACCTACCTTAGTGACAACACCTGAGACCACAACGTGCAGCTTCGGTGGGCTAGAgatgagagatagagagaaaaagaaaaaaaacccagTTACCAACAGAAGGcaatgtgtttaaaaaacaaacactttcaaatATAAGTGCCAGTTAATTAATCAAGAGTCAAATTGATGTCATCAGTGCAAAGTGATCCTGAAGCAAACTATTCTAGTTTAATGTCAAACAGAAATCGATTGAAAATAAGCTTGCATTTTAATCAGTCTTCGATTTTTTTTAGGATAATTAATTTTCCCACAGGGAATGTGAAGGAGAACACAAACAACTCTGCATTCTGATAATGAAACACCActcatatttcagtgaaaaaagaaaagaaaaagcctTCTGTGGGTTTGAGCCAAATTTGGCTCAATACTGCTACCTTGTGTTCGCCCAAAAACACCTTTTAACTGAGTTTATTGAAGGTGAAGGCCAAAATTTAACCAGATAACTTTTCTGCTTGCCGTTTAGGGAATGGAAGAGATAGGATGAGGTTTCCAAACATATTTATCAATTAAAAGCAAAGTGTTCTTAAAGGCTTTAATATGGATGTGAATGTAGACATCTGATTGGTGAATGGATTTCAAGAAACCTGTTTAGAAAAGGTCATATTTCATCACAAAAGAAAGAACTAATAAATGATATATTACTTAAAGACAAACAAGCCATTTCTAGGACCAGTATGATTgtgcctaaaaaaataaaaataggctttattgtctttatttaaaatgtacttgttgaCATTTATGTTAGATACAAGGTATCTGTGAATGCACAAATGCTTGGATAAGAATCAGTTCATTTAATACCAGTATAGCAACACAAATCACAGACATTTATTTTAGGATAAACAGACAGGACTATACATCACCATCTGCATGATACAAatgcaaatgtaattattttatctATGCCGAGCTGACAGTACCTTGTCGAGTGGCATGAAATCAAAGTATGAGGGCCACGCTGATTAGCTGAAGGTCAACAGGCAGCATCATTATGAGCGCAGGACCTCAGAGTGAAAACTCAATCACAGATCTGATGTAGCTGTCAGCA
This genomic interval carries:
- the LOC127434775 gene encoding death-associated protein 1-like, whose amino-acid sequence is MSSPPKEKSETKAGHLPAVKAGGMRIVQKHQTANDVPDKKDDKDSKEYETESPPKLHVVVSGVVTKGDKDFTPAAAQVAHQKPVPSVQKLPSAHHINQHIHQPRK